In Zalophus californianus isolate mZalCal1 chromosome 4, mZalCal1.pri.v2, whole genome shotgun sequence, the following proteins share a genomic window:
- the GABPB2 gene encoding GA-binding protein subunit beta-2 isoform X4 yields MSLVDLGKRLLEAARKGQDDEVRTLMANGAPFTTDWNGADVNAKDMLKMTALHWATEHHHRDVVELLIKYGADVHAFSKFDKSAFDIALEKKNAEILVILQEAMQNQVNANPERASPVTVAAPFIFTSGEVVNLASLVSSANTKTTSANSEEIIEGNSVDSSIQQVVGSGGQRVITIVTDGVPLGNIQTAIPTGSIGQPFIVTMQDGQQVLTVPAGQVAEETVIEEEEEAEKLPLTKKPRIEEMTNSVEESKEGTERELLQQQLQEANRRAQEYRHQLLKKEQEAEEYRLKLEAMARQQPNGVDFTMVEEVAEIDAVVVTEGEMEERDTEVTGAGGTVEPHPGVSLETVSS; encoded by the exons ATGTCTTTGGTGGACTTGGGGAAGAGGTTGCTAGAAGCAGCAAGAAAAGGCCAAGATGATGAAGTGAGAACATTGATGGCAAATGGCGCCCCCTTCACCACAGACTGG AATGGTGCAGATGTGAATGCCAAGGATATGCTGAAGATGACAGCTTTACATTGGGCTACAGAACACCACCATCGAGATGTTGTAGAGCTACTTATCAAATACGGAGCTGATGTCCATGCTTTCAGCAAGTTTGATAAATCTGCCTTTGACATAGCCCTGGAGAAAAAGAATGCTGAAATTCTGGTCATCCTTCAG GAAGCAATGCAGAATCAGGTGAATGCTAATCCTGAGAGAGCCAGCCCTGTGACTGTGGCTGCCCCATTCATCTTCACATCTGGAGAAGTAGTCAACCTCGCTAGCCTTGTTTCTTCAGCCAACACCAAAACCACCTCAG CTAATTCAGAGGAAATTATAGAGGGAAATTCTGTTGACTCATCAATCCAGCAAGTGGTGGGGAGCGGAGGCCAGAGGGTCATCACCATAGTGACTGATGGAGTCCCTCTGGGTAATATCCAAACTGCAATCCCTACTGGAAGCATTGGCCAGCCATTTATCGTAACTATGCAAGATGGACAGCAAG TTCTAACTGTACCTGCTGGTCAGGTTGCAGAGGAAACTGTaattgaagaagaggaagaagcagagaagtTGCCTCTGACTAAAAAACCACGAATAGAAGAGATGACAAACAGTGTGGAGGAGAGCAAG GAGGGCACTGAAAGAGAGCTGCTCCAGCAGCAGCTCCAGGAGGCCAATCGAAGAGCTCAGGAATACCGACACCAGCTcctaaagaaagaacaggaggcagaAGAGTACCGCCTCAAGCTAGAGGCCATGGCCCGACAACAGCCCAATGGAGTTGACTTCACCATGGTTGAAGAGGTGGCGGAGATAGATGCTGTAGTAGTTACAGAGGGGGAGATGGAAGAGAGAGACACGGAAGTGACTGGGGCAGGAGGGACCGTGGAGCCTCATCCTGGAGTTTCCTTGGAAACTGTTTCATCTTAA
- the GABPB2 gene encoding GA-binding protein subunit beta-2 isoform X3, producing the protein MSLVDLGKRLLEAARKGQDDEVRTLMANGAPFTTDWNGADVNAKDMLKMTALHWATEHHHRDVVELLIKYGADVHAFSKFDKSAFDIALEKKNAEILVILQEAMQNQVNANPERASPVTVAAPFIFTSGEVVNLASLVSSANTKTTSGDPHASSAPHLSNSTTSVLATLAALAEASAPLSNSHRAAANSEEIIEGNSVDSSIQQVVGSGGQRVITIVTDGVPLGNIQTAIPTGSIGQPFIVTMQDGQQVLTVPAGQVAEETVIEEEEEAEKLPLTKKPRIEEMTNSVEESKEGTERELLQQQLQEANRRAQEYRHQLLKKEQEAEEYRLKLEAMARQQPNGVDFTMVEEVAEIDAVVVTEGEMEERDTEVTGAGGTVEPHPGVSLETVSS; encoded by the exons ATGTCTTTGGTGGACTTGGGGAAGAGGTTGCTAGAAGCAGCAAGAAAAGGCCAAGATGATGAAGTGAGAACATTGATGGCAAATGGCGCCCCCTTCACCACAGACTGG AATGGTGCAGATGTGAATGCCAAGGATATGCTGAAGATGACAGCTTTACATTGGGCTACAGAACACCACCATCGAGATGTTGTAGAGCTACTTATCAAATACGGAGCTGATGTCCATGCTTTCAGCAAGTTTGATAAATCTGCCTTTGACATAGCCCTGGAGAAAAAGAATGCTGAAATTCTGGTCATCCTTCAG GAAGCAATGCAGAATCAGGTGAATGCTAATCCTGAGAGAGCCAGCCCTGTGACTGTGGCTGCCCCATTCATCTTCACATCTGGAGAAGTAGTCAACCTCGCTAGCCTTGTTTCTTCAGCCAACACCAAAACCACCTCAG GTGACCCCCATGCCTCCTCAGCACCACACTTGTCAAATTCCACCACCTCAGTGCTGGCCACCCTTGCAGCTCTTGCTGAGGCATCAGCCCCCTTGTCCAACTCCCACAGAGCCGCAG CTAATTCAGAGGAAATTATAGAGGGAAATTCTGTTGACTCATCAATCCAGCAAGTGGTGGGGAGCGGAGGCCAGAGGGTCATCACCATAGTGACTGATGGAGTCCCTCTGGGTAATATCCAAACTGCAATCCCTACTGGAAGCATTGGCCAGCCATTTATCGTAACTATGCAAGATGGACAGCAAG TTCTAACTGTACCTGCTGGTCAGGTTGCAGAGGAAACTGTaattgaagaagaggaagaagcagagaagtTGCCTCTGACTAAAAAACCACGAATAGAAGAGATGACAAACAGTGTGGAGGAGAGCAAG GAGGGCACTGAAAGAGAGCTGCTCCAGCAGCAGCTCCAGGAGGCCAATCGAAGAGCTCAGGAATACCGACACCAGCTcctaaagaaagaacaggaggcagaAGAGTACCGCCTCAAGCTAGAGGCCATGGCCCGACAACAGCCCAATGGAGTTGACTTCACCATGGTTGAAGAGGTGGCGGAGATAGATGCTGTAGTAGTTACAGAGGGGGAGATGGAAGAGAGAGACACGGAAGTGACTGGGGCAGGAGGGACCGTGGAGCCTCATCCTGGAGTTTCCTTGGAAACTGTTTCATCTTAA
- the GABPB2 gene encoding GA-binding protein subunit beta-2 isoform X1, translated as MSLVDLGKRLLEAARKGQDDEVRTLMANGAPFTTDWLGTSPLHLAAQYGHYSTAEVLLRAGVSRDARTKVDRTPLHMAAADGHAHIVELLVRNGADVNAKDMLKMTALHWATEHHHRDVVELLIKYGADVHAFSKFDKSAFDIALEKKNAEILVILQEAMQNQVNANPERASPVTVAAPFIFTSGEVVNLASLVSSANTKTTSGDPHASSAPHLSNSTTSVLATLAALAEASAPLSNSHRAAANSEEIIEGNSVDSSIQQVVGSGGQRVITIVTDGVPLGNIQTAIPTGSIGQPFIVTMQDGQQVLTVPAGQVAEETVIEEEEEAEKLPLTKKPRIEEMTNSVEESKEGTERELLQQQLQEANRRAQEYRHQLLKKEQEAEEYRLKLEAMARQQPNGVDFTMVEEVAEIDAVVVTEGEMEERDTEVTGAGGTVEPHPGVSLETVSS; from the exons ATGTCTTTGGTGGACTTGGGGAAGAGGTTGCTAGAAGCAGCAAGAAAAGGCCAAGATGATGAAGTGAGAACATTGATGGCAAATGGCGCCCCCTTCACCACAGACTGG CTTGGAACATCACCCCTCCACCTTGCAGCCCAGTATGGTCATTATTCCACAGCAGAAGTGCTCCTTCGAGCAGGCGTTAGCAGGGATGCCCGGACCAAAGTGGACAGGACCCCTTTGCACATGGCTGCAGCTGATGGACATGCGCACATCGTGGAACTGCTTGTTAGG AATGGTGCAGATGTGAATGCCAAGGATATGCTGAAGATGACAGCTTTACATTGGGCTACAGAACACCACCATCGAGATGTTGTAGAGCTACTTATCAAATACGGAGCTGATGTCCATGCTTTCAGCAAGTTTGATAAATCTGCCTTTGACATAGCCCTGGAGAAAAAGAATGCTGAAATTCTGGTCATCCTTCAG GAAGCAATGCAGAATCAGGTGAATGCTAATCCTGAGAGAGCCAGCCCTGTGACTGTGGCTGCCCCATTCATCTTCACATCTGGAGAAGTAGTCAACCTCGCTAGCCTTGTTTCTTCAGCCAACACCAAAACCACCTCAG GTGACCCCCATGCCTCCTCAGCACCACACTTGTCAAATTCCACCACCTCAGTGCTGGCCACCCTTGCAGCTCTTGCTGAGGCATCAGCCCCCTTGTCCAACTCCCACAGAGCCGCAG CTAATTCAGAGGAAATTATAGAGGGAAATTCTGTTGACTCATCAATCCAGCAAGTGGTGGGGAGCGGAGGCCAGAGGGTCATCACCATAGTGACTGATGGAGTCCCTCTGGGTAATATCCAAACTGCAATCCCTACTGGAAGCATTGGCCAGCCATTTATCGTAACTATGCAAGATGGACAGCAAG TTCTAACTGTACCTGCTGGTCAGGTTGCAGAGGAAACTGTaattgaagaagaggaagaagcagagaagtTGCCTCTGACTAAAAAACCACGAATAGAAGAGATGACAAACAGTGTGGAGGAGAGCAAG GAGGGCACTGAAAGAGAGCTGCTCCAGCAGCAGCTCCAGGAGGCCAATCGAAGAGCTCAGGAATACCGACACCAGCTcctaaagaaagaacaggaggcagaAGAGTACCGCCTCAAGCTAGAGGCCATGGCCCGACAACAGCCCAATGGAGTTGACTTCACCATGGTTGAAGAGGTGGCGGAGATAGATGCTGTAGTAGTTACAGAGGGGGAGATGGAAGAGAGAGACACGGAAGTGACTGGGGCAGGAGGGACCGTGGAGCCTCATCCTGGAGTTTCCTTGGAAACTGTTTCATCTTAA
- the GABPB2 gene encoding GA-binding protein subunit beta-2 isoform X2, which translates to MSLVDLGKRLLEAARKGQDDEVRTLMANGAPFTTDWLGTSPLHLAAQYGHYSTAEVLLRAGVSRDARTKVDRTPLHMAAADGHAHIVELLVRNGADVNAKDMLKMTALHWATEHHHRDVVELLIKYGADVHAFSKFDKSAFDIALEKKNAEILVILQEAMQNQVNANPERASPVTVAAPFIFTSGEVVNLASLVSSANTKTTSANSEEIIEGNSVDSSIQQVVGSGGQRVITIVTDGVPLGNIQTAIPTGSIGQPFIVTMQDGQQVLTVPAGQVAEETVIEEEEEAEKLPLTKKPRIEEMTNSVEESKEGTERELLQQQLQEANRRAQEYRHQLLKKEQEAEEYRLKLEAMARQQPNGVDFTMVEEVAEIDAVVVTEGEMEERDTEVTGAGGTVEPHPGVSLETVSS; encoded by the exons ATGTCTTTGGTGGACTTGGGGAAGAGGTTGCTAGAAGCAGCAAGAAAAGGCCAAGATGATGAAGTGAGAACATTGATGGCAAATGGCGCCCCCTTCACCACAGACTGG CTTGGAACATCACCCCTCCACCTTGCAGCCCAGTATGGTCATTATTCCACAGCAGAAGTGCTCCTTCGAGCAGGCGTTAGCAGGGATGCCCGGACCAAAGTGGACAGGACCCCTTTGCACATGGCTGCAGCTGATGGACATGCGCACATCGTGGAACTGCTTGTTAGG AATGGTGCAGATGTGAATGCCAAGGATATGCTGAAGATGACAGCTTTACATTGGGCTACAGAACACCACCATCGAGATGTTGTAGAGCTACTTATCAAATACGGAGCTGATGTCCATGCTTTCAGCAAGTTTGATAAATCTGCCTTTGACATAGCCCTGGAGAAAAAGAATGCTGAAATTCTGGTCATCCTTCAG GAAGCAATGCAGAATCAGGTGAATGCTAATCCTGAGAGAGCCAGCCCTGTGACTGTGGCTGCCCCATTCATCTTCACATCTGGAGAAGTAGTCAACCTCGCTAGCCTTGTTTCTTCAGCCAACACCAAAACCACCTCAG CTAATTCAGAGGAAATTATAGAGGGAAATTCTGTTGACTCATCAATCCAGCAAGTGGTGGGGAGCGGAGGCCAGAGGGTCATCACCATAGTGACTGATGGAGTCCCTCTGGGTAATATCCAAACTGCAATCCCTACTGGAAGCATTGGCCAGCCATTTATCGTAACTATGCAAGATGGACAGCAAG TTCTAACTGTACCTGCTGGTCAGGTTGCAGAGGAAACTGTaattgaagaagaggaagaagcagagaagtTGCCTCTGACTAAAAAACCACGAATAGAAGAGATGACAAACAGTGTGGAGGAGAGCAAG GAGGGCACTGAAAGAGAGCTGCTCCAGCAGCAGCTCCAGGAGGCCAATCGAAGAGCTCAGGAATACCGACACCAGCTcctaaagaaagaacaggaggcagaAGAGTACCGCCTCAAGCTAGAGGCCATGGCCCGACAACAGCCCAATGGAGTTGACTTCACCATGGTTGAAGAGGTGGCGGAGATAGATGCTGTAGTAGTTACAGAGGGGGAGATGGAAGAGAGAGACACGGAAGTGACTGGGGCAGGAGGGACCGTGGAGCCTCATCCTGGAGTTTCCTTGGAAACTGTTTCATCTTAA